One genomic window of Vibrio ziniensis includes the following:
- a CDS encoding HNH endonuclease, which produces MARSKSDISNSAIRIFLQDVGKFYDEARGYEPFGPKVAQKDELLEFFDHQCCFCGVEINRKSMSQDHLIPMNKTALGLHAWGNVVPCCSPCNNQKQQKPWKEFMLIKAGPGANARISKVESFVQAKKYDPALNLHEYADNLYEDVGQVAMTLINLRYKQAQNGIRKLLE; this is translated from the coding sequence ATGGCTCGTAGTAAATCTGACATCTCAAATAGTGCAATTCGTATTTTTCTTCAGGACGTCGGAAAGTTCTATGATGAAGCTAGAGGTTATGAGCCTTTTGGACCAAAGGTTGCGCAGAAAGATGAGCTTTTAGAGTTTTTCGATCACCAATGCTGTTTTTGTGGTGTTGAAATCAACCGAAAGTCTATGTCACAAGATCACTTAATCCCTATGAATAAGACAGCGTTAGGTTTGCATGCGTGGGGTAATGTAGTGCCATGTTGCTCTCCTTGCAATAATCAAAAGCAACAAAAACCATGGAAAGAGTTCATGCTCATCAAGGCTGGGCCGGGCGCTAATGCGAGAATTTCCAAAGTAGAGAGTTTTGTTCAAGCCAAGAAATATGATCCAGCACTTAACCTTCACGAATATGCAGATAACCTTTATGAAGATGTTGGGCAGGTTGCGATGACTTTAATTAACCTAAGATATAAACAAGCTCAAAACGGTATTAGGAAATTGCTTGAGTAA
- a CDS encoding integron integrase, producing MRSPFLNELTEFMLARHYAKTTVHAYCYWIVQFIRFNNNQHPKELERAEVEAYLTNLVAKLNASVATQALTLNALVFLYRDFLLKPLDLDMRFQKSTKITKLPVVLTTKEVVHVFEMIPVQSRLPFHLMYGSGLRLMETVRLRIKDIDFDYGAIRIWNGKGGKSRVVTLAKELHTPLYNQIARVRLIHQQDLNTPEYSGTSLPLRLAEKYPYAPMSLDWQFLFPSLHLSQFGTDPKWYRHHLHESSLQKIIRKVSNEMNTHKTITCHTFRHSFATHLLESGCDIRTVQEQLGHSDVKTTQIYTHVLNRGASGVKSPLSNLGL from the coding sequence ATGAGGTCGCCATTCTTAAACGAATTAACCGAATTTATGCTTGCTCGACATTACGCCAAAACAACTGTGCACGCATACTGTTACTGGATTGTTCAATTCATTCGTTTCAATAACAATCAGCATCCAAAAGAATTGGAGCGGGCAGAAGTTGAAGCATATTTAACAAACCTAGTTGCAAAACTTAATGCATCGGTAGCCACACAAGCCCTCACTTTGAATGCACTCGTCTTTCTATACCGAGATTTTCTATTGAAGCCTCTTGATTTAGATATGAGATTTCAAAAATCGACGAAAATCACGAAATTGCCTGTTGTGTTGACGACAAAAGAAGTCGTGCACGTTTTTGAAATGATACCAGTACAGTCTCGTTTACCATTTCACCTAATGTATGGTTCAGGCCTACGTTTGATGGAAACTGTTCGTCTTAGGATCAAAGATATTGATTTTGATTATGGAGCTATACGTATTTGGAATGGTAAAGGCGGAAAAAGTAGAGTGGTGACATTGGCCAAAGAGCTTCATACACCTCTATATAATCAAATAGCTAGAGTTCGCCTAATTCACCAACAAGACTTAAACACACCTGAATATTCAGGTACGAGCCTCCCCTTACGTCTTGCAGAAAAATACCCGTATGCTCCTATGAGTTTAGATTGGCAGTTTTTATTTCCTTCATTGCACCTAAGTCAATTTGGGACAGATCCAAAATGGTATCGGCATCATCTTCATGAAAGCTCTCTACAGAAAATAATCAGAAAAGTTTCAAATGAAATGAACACACATAAAACTATCACCTGCCACACTTTTCGTCATTCTTTTGCAACGCATTTACTAGAATCCGGCTGTGATATTCGGACTGTACAAGAACAACTTGGCCATTCAGACGTAAAAACAACTCAAATATACACACATGTCCTTAATCGTGGCGCTAGTGGAGTAAAAAGCCCTTTGTCAAATTTAGGGCTATAA
- a CDS encoding beta-galactosidase — translation MRTFEQVISAREWENQHVTHHNVVAAHAPLKAYTSKKNALNNQESDNQLSLNGDWKFKLFDRPENVLAITVEPDFDDSAWDNIAVPSNWQLHGYDKPIYTNIKYPFADKPPYVPFDNPTGLYRRFFEVPKHFVGMRQTVTFDGVNSAFHLWCNGKWVGYSQDSRLAAEFDLTDFLVEGENQLSTMVMRWSDGSYLEDQDMWWLSGIFRDVTLLAKPKVSIQDVQIVTLLDACYRDAWLNVTTHLNQKNAANRVEVELFDAQGNSVFGVKSANCGQRIIDEKGPWLERTEHNIYVENPRKWSAESPYLYRCVVTLFSGEEQLDCEAYNVGFRCVEITDGLLKVNGKAILVRGANRHEHHPETGHTMTRATMLQDIMLLKQHNFNAVRTAHYPNHPLWYELCDEYGLYLVDEANIETHGQFPMCRLSDDTAWLNAYMRRITRLVERDKNHPSVIIWSLGNESGIGGNHHAMYQWTKHRDPSRPIQYEGGGSNTAATDIIAPMYSRVDKDQVHHIDPTVTPKYALKKWLGLPGEHRPLILCEYAHAMGNSLGSFNKYWQAFRDYPRLQGGFIWDWVDQGITKIDENGTKYWAYGGDFGDEINDRQFCINGLIFPDRTVHPTILEAKHAQQFYQFKLLGTEPLTIKVTSENLFTSSENEQLSWTITEDGLVIESGEMRLVVDAEQSLELQLIRALPEAKIGKLYHLNLQVSLIADTAWAQAGHTTATHQFELPSSQSLLVKRVKSKSALSSALYIDNATVSGEGFAIRFNKETGVIDSWIVDGEEKLISGPKDNFYRAPLDNDIGVSEVDRVDPNAWSARWDAAGINDLDVECIDLQLFDKPNLVEVVTQFTHKTRHGVLMATIWTYHISSDGSVSIDVDARVAKGVPPLARVGMELGLPQQQQMVEWFGRGPHENYPDRLDSAHISRYKVSQDEMHTGYIFPSENGLRCDVRQAQIGELSVQGDFHFTVSRFAQNNIAQAKHTNELKDSGMLFVRIDGFHMGVGGDDSWTPSVHDEFKLDRERYRYQVELKF, via the coding sequence ATGAGAACATTTGAACAAGTTATCAGTGCTCGCGAATGGGAAAATCAGCATGTAACACACCATAATGTTGTTGCTGCACACGCACCGCTAAAAGCGTATACCAGTAAAAAAAACGCATTAAATAATCAAGAATCGGACAACCAACTCTCATTGAACGGAGATTGGAAATTCAAGTTATTTGATCGCCCAGAGAACGTTTTAGCGATAACGGTTGAACCTGACTTTGATGATTCTGCCTGGGACAATATTGCAGTACCAAGCAACTGGCAATTACATGGCTATGACAAACCTATTTATACCAATATAAAGTATCCATTTGCAGACAAGCCGCCGTATGTTCCATTCGATAACCCTACAGGTTTGTATCGTCGTTTTTTTGAGGTACCAAAACATTTCGTTGGTATGCGCCAAACGGTTACTTTTGACGGTGTGAACTCAGCGTTTCATCTTTGGTGTAACGGCAAATGGGTGGGGTATTCACAAGATAGCCGTCTAGCAGCAGAATTCGATTTAACCGATTTCTTAGTCGAAGGCGAAAATCAACTTTCAACAATGGTAATGCGCTGGTCTGACGGTTCGTATCTTGAAGACCAAGACATGTGGTGGCTAAGCGGAATTTTTCGCGATGTTACGTTACTCGCAAAACCAAAAGTCTCTATTCAGGATGTACAAATCGTAACTCTCCTAGATGCGTGTTACCGCGATGCTTGGTTGAATGTAACTACCCACCTTAACCAGAAAAACGCAGCTAACCGTGTGGAAGTTGAGTTGTTTGATGCACAAGGTAACTCGGTATTTGGTGTTAAGTCTGCAAATTGTGGACAACGTATCATCGACGAAAAAGGTCCTTGGCTTGAGCGCACAGAACATAACATCTATGTTGAGAATCCACGTAAGTGGAGTGCAGAGTCACCGTACTTATACCGTTGCGTTGTCACTTTGTTCAGTGGTGAAGAACAACTAGATTGCGAAGCATACAATGTAGGCTTCCGATGTGTTGAAATTACCGATGGTTTGCTCAAAGTTAATGGCAAGGCTATTCTGGTTCGTGGTGCCAACCGTCATGAGCATCATCCAGAAACCGGTCATACCATGACACGAGCAACCATGTTGCAAGACATCATGCTTCTTAAACAGCATAACTTTAATGCGGTGCGGACCGCTCACTATCCAAACCATCCATTGTGGTATGAGCTTTGTGATGAATACGGTTTGTATCTGGTTGATGAAGCCAACATTGAAACACATGGACAGTTCCCGATGTGTCGTTTGTCTGATGACACGGCTTGGCTTAATGCATACATGCGACGAATAACCCGTTTGGTTGAGCGTGATAAGAACCATCCCAGCGTTATTATTTGGTCTTTAGGTAATGAGTCAGGTATTGGTGGCAATCACCATGCTATGTATCAATGGACCAAACATCGAGACCCATCACGTCCAATTCAATATGAGGGTGGTGGTTCAAATACAGCAGCGACTGATATCATCGCGCCTATGTATTCACGTGTCGATAAAGATCAAGTGCATCACATCGACCCAACAGTGACACCTAAATATGCATTGAAGAAATGGCTCGGTTTACCGGGTGAGCATCGCCCACTGATTCTGTGTGAATACGCACATGCTATGGGTAACAGTTTGGGTAGCTTTAACAAATACTGGCAAGCTTTCCGTGACTACCCACGTCTACAAGGTGGTTTTATTTGGGACTGGGTTGACCAAGGCATTACAAAAATAGATGAAAACGGCACGAAATACTGGGCATACGGAGGCGATTTTGGTGACGAAATCAATGATCGTCAGTTCTGTATCAATGGTCTAATTTTCCCAGATCGTACTGTGCATCCGACGATACTAGAGGCAAAACACGCACAGCAGTTTTACCAATTTAAATTGCTTGGGACTGAGCCATTAACCATTAAAGTGACCAGCGAAAACCTATTTACCTCTTCAGAGAATGAACAACTTTCGTGGACAATCACAGAAGACGGTTTGGTTATTGAAAGCGGGGAAATGCGTCTAGTTGTCGATGCTGAGCAGTCTCTTGAATTACAACTTATTAGGGCTTTGCCGGAAGCTAAAATCGGTAAATTATATCACTTGAATCTACAGGTCAGTTTGATTGCGGATACTGCGTGGGCACAAGCGGGACATACAACTGCAACGCATCAGTTTGAACTGCCATCATCACAATCACTACTTGTTAAGCGAGTAAAATCAAAAAGTGCTTTGTCTTCAGCCTTATATATTGATAACGCTACAGTAAGCGGTGAAGGTTTTGCTATTCGCTTTAACAAAGAAACGGGTGTGATTGATAGCTGGATTGTGGATGGAGAAGAGAAATTAATCTCAGGACCAAAAGACAACTTCTATCGCGCACCGTTGGATAACGATATCGGTGTGAGTGAAGTTGACCGTGTCGATCCAAACGCATGGTCTGCTCGTTGGGATGCCGCAGGCATTAATGATTTGGATGTTGAATGTATAGACTTGCAACTGTTTGATAAACCGAACCTAGTTGAAGTGGTGACTCAGTTTACGCACAAAACTAGGCATGGTGTATTGATGGCAACAATATGGACATACCACATATCTTCAGATGGATCGGTATCGATTGACGTTGATGCTCGCGTCGCTAAAGGTGTTCCACCATTGGCTCGTGTAGGTATGGAACTCGGGTTACCGCAACAGCAGCAAATGGTTGAATGGTTTGGGCGTGGACCACATGAAAACTACCCAGATCGTTTGGATTCAGCACACATTAGTCGCTACAAAGTAAGTCAAGATGAGATGCATACCGGATACATTTTCCCATCGGAGAACGGTTTGCGTTGCGATGTGAGACAAGCGCAAATTGGCGAATTAAGTGTGCAAGGTGATTTTCATTTCACCGTGAGTCGATTTGCTCAAAACAATATCGCTCAAGCTAAACACACCAATGAGCTGAAAGATAGTGGCATGCTGTTTGTGAGAATTGATGGATTCCACATGGGTGTTGGTGGCGATGATTCATGGACCCCGAGCGTACATGACGAGTTTAAACTTGACCGCGAACGTTACCGTTACCAAGTTGAATTGAAGTTTTAA
- the cobC gene encoding alpha-ribazole phosphatase family protein: MTMNLYLLRHGKTQGKPALNGHIDVAVDESIQSSIAHALLKHYSFHKVYSSPLIRCQRVAELVTELKPALKLVIEPRLKEQNFGDFDGVPFDELTHEWKRLEQFWANPAQNTLPNAEPLQQGYARVVEAWEQIIQHCEQDTLIVAHGGPIRYILAHILGLDWQNPQLYTTLAIGNQSITHIQINKFEEQTFFSIKSIGTPLIEK; encoded by the coding sequence ATGACGATGAACCTTTACTTATTAAGGCACGGGAAAACTCAAGGTAAACCAGCATTAAATGGTCATATTGATGTGGCTGTTGATGAGTCAATTCAAAGTTCGATTGCTCATGCGCTTTTGAAGCACTATTCCTTCCACAAAGTTTATTCATCGCCACTGATTCGGTGTCAAAGAGTGGCTGAATTGGTCACAGAGCTTAAACCCGCATTAAAGCTAGTGATTGAACCGCGTTTGAAAGAACAGAACTTCGGTGACTTTGATGGTGTACCCTTTGACGAACTCACGCACGAATGGAAGAGGCTAGAGCAATTCTGGGCCAACCCCGCACAAAACACCCTACCAAACGCAGAGCCTCTGCAACAAGGGTATGCAAGAGTGGTTGAAGCGTGGGAACAAATCATTCAACACTGTGAACAAGACACCTTAATCGTCGCTCATGGTGGACCTATCCGTTACATACTCGCACACATATTAGGCTTGGATTGGCAAAATCCGCAGCTTTACACCACGCTGGCAATAGGTAATCAAAGTATTACTCATATTCAAATCAACAAATTTGAAGAGCAAACATTCTTCAGTATTAAGTCTATTGGTACCCCTCTTATTGAGAAATAG
- the cobU gene encoding bifunctional adenosylcobinamide kinase/adenosylcobinamide-phosphate guanylyltransferase — translation MAVRLYLGGARSGKSAFAEQQALRLLEEGKRIHPQTCLHYVATAEPFDDEMKERISLHQARRDEQWVNHEYPVELPKALLEFKQHDVVLVDCLTVWLNNVIHYLGDNADSEQIKFKLNELTDALCQTQATVLCVSTEVGLGIVPMNALTRLYVDHSGWMNQAVARVADQVDFVVAGLPMNLKGGQ, via the coding sequence ATGGCAGTAAGGTTGTATCTGGGTGGCGCTCGTAGCGGAAAATCGGCTTTTGCAGAACAGCAAGCATTGAGATTGTTAGAAGAAGGCAAACGCATTCACCCTCAAACATGTCTCCATTATGTTGCAACCGCAGAACCATTCGACGATGAAATGAAAGAACGCATTTCACTCCATCAAGCTCGTCGTGATGAGCAGTGGGTTAATCATGAATACCCGGTAGAACTACCAAAAGCGTTACTAGAATTTAAGCAGCATGATGTAGTGTTGGTGGATTGTCTGACGGTTTGGCTAAACAATGTCATTCATTATTTGGGTGATAACGCTGACAGTGAGCAAATCAAGTTTAAACTTAATGAGTTAACGGATGCTCTGTGCCAAACTCAAGCTACTGTGTTGTGTGTTTCAACCGAAGTGGGGCTTGGTATCGTGCCGATGAATGCGCTCACCAGACTCTATGTTGACCATTCAGGGTGGATGAACCAAGCCGTCGCAAGAGTTGCTGATCAAGTCGATTTCGTTGTGGCAGGGTTACCAATGAATCTCAAAGGTGGTCAATAA
- a CDS encoding tripartite tricarboxylate transporter substrate binding protein, protein MLKHIKPTLAASLLAAVFSLPSMAAELEKIHFLIPGGAGGGWDMTARGTGDVLMKTHLIDNVSYQNLSGGGGGKAIAHLIETADRQEDTLMVNSTPIVVRSLSGVFPQSFRDLTPVAATVSDYGALVVAGDSKYNTWEDVVADFKNDPKNVKIAGGSARGSMDHLVAAAAFKGQGLDPKAVRYVAYDAGGKAMAALLSGETQLLSTGLGEVLEMSRNGQVKVLAITSPKRLESAPDIPTLADYNNSTVFANWRGFFAAPGVSQEKVDEWNAALSKMYTTDEWKVVRDRNGWIDTYKADKEFFAFLEDQEKQMGDLMRELGFLK, encoded by the coding sequence ATGTTAAAACATATCAAACCGACCCTAGCTGCGTCGCTTCTTGCAGCCGTATTCTCACTACCAAGTATGGCTGCAGAGCTAGAGAAGATTCATTTCTTGATCCCTGGCGGCGCTGGCGGTGGTTGGGATATGACAGCTCGTGGTACTGGTGATGTACTGATGAAAACACACCTCATCGATAATGTTTCGTACCAAAACCTATCTGGTGGCGGCGGTGGTAAAGCTATTGCTCACCTTATTGAGACAGCTGATCGTCAAGAAGACACCTTGATGGTGAACTCTACACCTATCGTCGTTCGCTCTCTTTCTGGCGTGTTCCCACAGTCTTTCCGCGATTTAACACCTGTAGCGGCAACTGTATCGGATTACGGCGCACTTGTTGTAGCTGGTGATTCTAAATACAACACATGGGAAGACGTCGTTGCTGATTTTAAAAACGATCCTAAAAACGTAAAAATTGCTGGCGGCTCTGCACGTGGCAGCATGGACCACTTAGTTGCTGCGGCTGCATTTAAAGGTCAAGGACTAGACCCTAAAGCAGTGCGTTACGTAGCGTATGACGCGGGCGGTAAAGCAATGGCAGCTCTACTTTCTGGCGAAACTCAGCTGCTTTCAACTGGTCTGGGTGAAGTACTGGAAATGTCGCGTAATGGTCAGGTGAAAGTATTGGCTATCACTTCACCAAAACGTCTTGAGTCTGCTCCTGATATCCCAACACTTGCTGACTACAACAACTCAACGGTATTTGCTAACTGGCGCGGCTTCTTCGCTGCACCGGGTGTTAGCCAAGAGAAAGTGGACGAGTGGAATGCTGCTCTAAGCAAGATGTACACAACAGATGAATGGAAAGTGGTTCGTGACCGTAATGGTTGGATCGACACCTACAAAGCGGACAAAGAGTTCTTTGCGTTCTTAGAAGATCAAGAAAAGCAAATGGGTGACTTAATGCGCGAACTAGGCTTCCTGAAATAA
- a CDS encoding tripartite tricarboxylate transporter TctB family protein, with protein sequence MSESPTNLFSKESLLCRDRVGAMIFLVLCLCYGYQTSLIPMFPGDEDEPFSAKTLPIILTYIGVGLSLLLLVMGQPDKKSGAVLDFNWKLLIGFLLLMTLYGIGLTYLGFVLATAFFLLAGFYLLGERRKSVLLGASFPFVIAFYLLLTKGLDVYLEPGLIFTIW encoded by the coding sequence ATGTCGGAATCGCCAACGAATTTATTCAGCAAAGAATCCTTACTGTGCCGTGACCGTGTAGGCGCAATGATTTTTCTCGTGCTGTGCCTTTGCTATGGGTATCAAACGTCGCTGATACCTATGTTTCCCGGCGATGAAGATGAACCTTTCAGCGCCAAAACATTACCCATCATTTTGACCTACATTGGTGTTGGTCTATCACTGCTTCTGCTGGTGATGGGGCAACCAGATAAGAAAAGTGGTGCGGTGTTGGATTTCAACTGGAAACTGCTGATTGGCTTTTTGTTACTAATGACACTGTACGGCATCGGGCTCACCTATTTAGGCTTCGTACTGGCAACGGCTTTCTTCCTGTTAGCTGGATTCTATTTGCTGGGCGAGCGCCGTAAGTCTGTGCTTTTGGGCGCATCTTTCCCGTTTGTCATTGCTTTCTATTTGCTATTAACCAAAGGGCTGGATGTTTACCTAGAGCCCGGACTTATTTTCACTATTTGGTAG
- a CDS encoding tripartite tricarboxylate transporter permease — MLDGILQGLSTAVMPFNLLMVIVGCFVGTFIGMLPGLGPISAIALMIPITYGLEPSSGLILMAGVYYGAIFGGSTSSILINAPGCSATVVTAFDGYPMAQKGQAGKALALAAYASFTGGTLSAIMLLVAAPALAKVSLSFQSSDYFALMLMGLSAVAAFAGKGQVIKAWMMTILGLMLSTVGIDKGIGVERFTFGLTDLMDGFSFLLLAMATFALGETLMGILKPELDTRNEENDKLANIGSMKVTKEEVREAAPVALRSSLLGFFTGVLPGAGATIAAFLSYGMERNIAPKHKRDEFGKGSLRGLVAPESANNAASSGSFVPLLTLGIPGSGTTAIMLGALIAYGIQPGPRLFVEHPDVFWSVIISMYVGNIVLLILNLPLIPYISKLLAVPRTVLLPMILFFSITGVYLVSFNTMDVFIMILIAMGAIALRLANFPLAPLLLGFILGGLMEENLRRALMISDGEISFLWERPITLTFTVISVLVLVSPLLAVIANKLRRPQTAKVQ, encoded by the coding sequence ATGTTAGACGGAATTTTACAAGGACTCTCTACCGCCGTAATGCCATTTAACTTGTTGATGGTTATCGTCGGTTGTTTTGTCGGTACATTTATTGGGATGTTGCCGGGTTTAGGCCCGATTTCTGCCATCGCCTTGATGATACCTATTACATATGGCTTAGAACCTTCTTCAGGCCTTATTTTGATGGCGGGTGTTTATTACGGCGCGATTTTTGGCGGCTCAACATCGTCAATCCTGATTAACGCGCCCGGCTGTTCTGCCACTGTGGTAACTGCGTTTGACGGCTACCCTATGGCGCAAAAAGGTCAAGCAGGTAAAGCATTAGCATTGGCCGCTTACGCTTCTTTCACTGGTGGCACTTTATCAGCCATCATGCTGCTTGTAGCCGCGCCAGCTTTAGCAAAAGTATCACTTAGCTTCCAATCATCCGACTACTTCGCATTGATGCTGATGGGTCTATCCGCTGTTGCTGCCTTCGCAGGTAAAGGGCAAGTGATTAAAGCGTGGATGATGACCATTCTTGGTTTGATGCTATCAACCGTAGGTATCGACAAAGGTATCGGTGTAGAGCGTTTTACTTTCGGTTTAACTGACTTAATGGATGGCTTTAGCTTCCTGCTGCTTGCTATGGCAACGTTCGCGCTTGGCGAAACATTAATGGGCATTTTGAAGCCAGAACTTGATACGAGAAATGAAGAAAACGACAAACTTGCCAATATCGGCAGTATGAAAGTAACCAAAGAAGAAGTCCGTGAAGCTGCGCCTGTTGCACTACGCTCTTCTCTACTCGGTTTCTTTACTGGTGTTTTGCCGGGAGCAGGAGCAACGATTGCTGCGTTCCTAAGCTACGGTATGGAGCGTAACATTGCACCAAAACACAAACGTGACGAATTTGGTAAAGGTTCACTTCGTGGTCTAGTCGCACCAGAATCTGCAAACAACGCAGCTTCAAGTGGTTCGTTTGTTCCGCTACTAACGCTTGGTATTCCGGGCTCAGGTACGACGGCGATTATGCTTGGTGCATTGATCGCTTACGGTATTCAACCAGGGCCTAGACTGTTTGTTGAACATCCAGATGTGTTCTGGTCAGTAATCATTTCAATGTATGTGGGCAACATTGTTTTGCTTATTCTGAATTTGCCATTGATCCCTTACATTTCTAAGTTGTTGGCTGTACCAAGAACAGTGCTTCTACCTATGATTTTGTTCTTCTCAATCACAGGTGTGTATCTGGTTTCGTTCAACACCATGGACGTGTTCATTATGATTCTCATCGCAATGGGAGCGATTGCCCTACGTCTAGCTAACTTCCCATTAGCGCCGCTACTACTTGGGTTTATCTTAGGTGGTTTGATGGAAGAGAACTTGCGCCGTGCATTGATGATCTCCGATGGTGAAATTAGCTTCTTGTGGGAACGCCCTATCACTCTAACCTTCACGGTTATTTCAGTGCTAGTGCTTGTCAGCCCACTGCTAGCTGTGATTGCGAATAAGCTTCGTCGACCACAAACGGCTAAAGTGCAATAA
- a CDS encoding diacylglycerol kinase, translating into MKPGRTGIQRIIFATGYSMKGLQAAWINEAAFRQELVASALLTISLFFLPVTNLERIAMVGSLTLVLLAELLNSAIEAVVDRIGSEKHELSGRAKDIGSAAVFVALAFAAFTWLIILV; encoded by the coding sequence GTGAAACCAGGCAGAACAGGCATTCAACGCATAATTTTTGCGACAGGCTATTCCATGAAAGGTTTACAAGCCGCATGGATAAACGAAGCAGCCTTCCGTCAGGAACTGGTTGCTTCCGCGCTTCTCACCATCAGTCTCTTTTTTCTTCCTGTCACCAACTTAGAACGCATCGCTATGGTGGGTTCTTTAACACTGGTTTTACTAGCGGAACTGCTTAACTCAGCCATTGAAGCGGTGGTTGACCGAATCGGTAGTGAAAAGCATGAACTCAGCGGGAGAGCGAAAGACATCGGCTCAGCAGCAGTGTTTGTTGCTCTAGCATTCGCAGCTTTTACTTGGCTAATTATTTTGGTGTAA
- a CDS encoding phosphoethanolamine transferase — MKLIKPNFSLSYAGVTLVLATFFALLMNLPVYATLADIFDKLDSVKIGFIISLPFFFAAALNLLFNLFSWPYITKPIFIVLIIVSSFVSYASFNYGTLFDTDMITNIVETDSSEAGSYLSFYSIGWVVVLGLVPAVMLALTKIQKPSSWINFTLRKLGSMAASLVVIGVIAMLYYQDYSSVGRNNSYLKKLIIPTEFVYSTSKFVKQKYFAKPIVYKELGLDAKQSPKALASAETKPTLFVFLLGETARSYNYELNGYERPTNPYTRNLDVISFKDVSSCGTATAVSVPCMFSAMDKSNFNRDIADNQDNVLDILSHAGVDVAWQDNDGGDKEVAKRIKKTEINRKRVDDMCNGETCYDMAMLENFDQKVDALQGNRMMVMHLIGSHGPTYFQRYPKNMGTFQPDCPRSDIENCSVEQIVNSYDNTIAYTDYVVAQTIDKLQALQDKYNTALVYISDHGESLGENGMFLHGMPYGLAPNNQTHVPLIVWFSDGFKQEKHLQANCLENHATNRQYSQDNVFHSLLGIMDVNTKAYNPDMDLFASCRS; from the coding sequence ATGAAACTGATTAAACCAAATTTCTCACTTTCTTATGCCGGCGTGACTCTCGTACTGGCTACATTTTTCGCTTTACTGATGAATCTGCCTGTATATGCAACCCTGGCAGACATTTTCGATAAACTTGATAGCGTGAAAATCGGCTTCATTATTTCATTGCCTTTCTTTTTTGCAGCTGCTTTGAACTTGCTTTTTAATCTGTTCAGTTGGCCATACATCACTAAACCAATCTTTATCGTTTTGATTATTGTTTCTAGCTTTGTCAGTTATGCGAGTTTTAATTATGGAACACTGTTTGATACTGACATGATCACCAATATTGTTGAAACAGACTCGAGCGAAGCAGGTTCTTACTTAAGCTTTTACTCAATCGGTTGGGTCGTAGTACTCGGTCTGGTTCCTGCGGTAATGTTAGCGTTGACCAAAATTCAAAAGCCCAGTTCTTGGATTAACTTCACTCTAAGAAAGCTAGGATCAATGGCTGCATCACTTGTTGTGATTGGCGTCATCGCTATGCTTTACTACCAAGATTATTCATCGGTTGGACGTAATAATAGCTATCTGAAAAAGCTCATCATCCCAACCGAATTTGTTTACAGCACAAGTAAATTTGTTAAACAGAAATATTTCGCTAAACCTATCGTATATAAAGAACTGGGTTTGGATGCTAAACAGTCTCCCAAAGCGCTAGCTTCAGCAGAAACTAAACCAACACTATTTGTTTTCCTGTTAGGTGAAACTGCTCGTTCATACAACTATGAACTCAATGGTTATGAGCGCCCTACCAATCCTTACACTCGTAACTTAGATGTCATTTCGTTTAAGGATGTGAGCTCATGTGGTACTGCTACTGCGGTTTCGGTGCCTTGTATGTTTTCTGCTATGGATAAAAGCAACTTCAATCGTGATATCGCAGACAATCAAGACAACGTACTAGATATTCTCAGCCATGCAGGTGTCGACGTTGCTTGGCAAGACAACGATGGTGGCGACAAAGAAGTGGCTAAACGTATCAAGAAAACGGAAATCAACCGTAAACGCGTTGATGATATGTGTAACGGTGAAACTTGTTATGACATGGCAATGTTGGAAAACTTTGACCAAAAAGTTGACGCGTTACAAGGCAACCGCATGATGGTTATGCACCTCATCGGAAGCCATGGCCCGACCTATTTTCAACGTTATCCAAAAAACATGGGCACATTCCAACCAGATTGCCCACGCAGTGATATCGAAAACTGTAGTGTTGAACAAATCGTCAATAGTTACGACAATACCATTGCCTACACAGATTATGTGGTAGCTCAAACCATCGACAAACTACAAGCACTACAAGACAAATACAACACAGCCCTTGTGTATATCTCCGACCACGGTGAATCTCTGGGTGAAAACGGCATGTTCTTACACGGTATGCCTTACGGACTGGCTCCGAACAACCAAACTCATGTCCCACTTATCGTTTGGTTCTCCGACGGTTTTAAGCAAGAGAAACATCTACAAGCAAATTGTCTTGAGAACCACGCTACAAATCGTCAGTACTCACAGGATAACGTGTTCCATTCGCTACTTGGCATCATGGATGTCAACACAAAAGCCTACAACCCAGATATGGATTTATTCGCTAGCTGTCGTTCTTAA